The following proteins are encoded in a genomic region of Anaerolineae bacterium:
- a CDS encoding sensor histidine kinase: MADRILVIDDEAGIREGIKRGLTPQGYIVETAENGEQGLALFRQNPCDLVLLDVMMPGISGIDLIGEIHKIDPEAICIIITGYATVEMAVRAIKEGAYDFLTKPFSVDDLLLVVRQGLERRRLSLETRRLQSIEAEARRLQEEKARLEELDRSKMQFIRLVTHELQAPIAAIHTYLKLIQDGYISPEEQKGIIEKCLKRAQEQMKLINDLLELGRVQAQIQEGEVEKIDLEEILNAVVEKMMPQAIEKGLDFRLHIQSGPKVIFGNRDHFTSVWTNLIGNAIKYTEKGFVEVTLRTEDGQLIGEIRDSGIGIPEADQKNLFQEFFRASNARKSHRQGTGLGLSIVKRIVEAAGGHVWVESKEGEGSLFGFSVPLAQP; the protein is encoded by the coding sequence TTGGCGGATAGAATCCTGGTCATTGACGATGAAGCGGGTATCCGCGAGGGAATCAAACGCGGCTTGACTCCCCAGGGATATATCGTTGAAACGGCAGAAAACGGCGAACAAGGTTTGGCGCTCTTTCGCCAGAATCCTTGCGATTTAGTGCTGCTTGATGTCATGATGCCTGGCATCAGTGGAATCGATTTGATCGGGGAAATCCATAAAATTGACCCGGAAGCAATCTGTATCATCATTACCGGTTATGCTACGGTTGAGATGGCGGTGCGGGCAATTAAAGAAGGTGCCTATGATTTTCTGACCAAACCCTTCTCTGTGGATGACTTGCTTTTAGTTGTTCGCCAGGGTTTGGAACGCAGGCGTCTGTCTCTTGAAACCAGGCGTTTGCAAAGCATTGAAGCAGAAGCGCGTCGTTTGCAGGAGGAAAAAGCCCGTCTGGAAGAATTGGATCGCTCTAAAATGCAATTTATCCGTCTGGTCACTCACGAATTACAGGCACCAATTGCAGCTATTCATACATACTTAAAATTGATTCAAGATGGTTATATCTCTCCAGAGGAACAAAAAGGAATCATCGAAAAGTGTCTCAAACGAGCGCAAGAGCAAATGAAATTAATCAACGATTTGCTTGAACTTGGTCGAGTGCAGGCTCAAATCCAGGAAGGTGAGGTAGAAAAAATTGATCTGGAAGAAATTTTGAATGCGGTTGTTGAAAAAATGATGCCTCAGGCGATTGAGAAGGGTTTGGATTTTCGTCTGCATATCCAATCAGGCCCTAAAGTCATTTTCGGGAATCGCGATCATTTCACCAGCGTTTGGACAAACCTGATTGGAAATGCTATTAAGTACACAGAAAAAGGTTTTGTTGAAGTCACATTAAGGACCGAAGACGGTCAATTGATCGGCGAGATTAGAGATAGCGGGATTGGCATTCCAGAAGCAGATCAAAAGAATCTGTTCCAGGAGTTCTTTCGGGCATCAAACGCCAGGAAAAGTCACCGTCAGGGGACAGGACTGGGGTTATCGATTGTCAAACGGATCGTAGAAGCAGCCGGTGGACACGTCTGGGTTGAATCAAAAGAAGGCGAAGGCTCACTGTTCGGCTTCTCGGTCCCTCTGGCGCAACCATAG
- a CDS encoding integral membrane sensor signal transduction histidine kinase, with protein sequence MINRSDIRTNGFLRFYKQIFPAPFQFTLVVAFSLVAALSFGAGAWVISRTIDQYLITSMTERVSRDMRLAQAFYADHLKWIEDTTARLANDSQVLSFFQADLTGKKGQTTSDFQTYLSTQMRGLFDQGNHVVVVVDQDGKVKGGFLLEERNLIVLEQDPAYSFSLPIVQKAIEEQQIFSATEIIPEEALLSVGLAEKAHIPILDTPRAAPQPFDPREGSAGLALVSAAPLLEKGQPLGAVVVFHLINNDFTLVDRIKTVAGVDTVTIFLGDQRVSTNVLTEQGKRAIGTRLSAEVGEVVLYKGESFVGPAFVVNQNYITRYDPIYDHQGNIVGILYVGASQERFMRLLTAFNRQVGLIALVSLLTTFILAIPVAGYITRPLGELRKLVQTSQKVSQGDLSARAPINVGGEVGLVASSFNTMLDTLQSTQDKLIQSEKLASLGQLAAGVAHELNNPLATILLYADILHREAALDPQHKADLETIINETLRCKQIVSGLLNFARQTQVNAQPTSLNDLIQELIEIEKRHPQYEKILFNLELDKSLPLAELDAAQLREVLLNLIHNAADAMPDGGKITIRTAAKPPGSITIEVEDEGKGIPQEHLSKLFTPFFTTKPVGKGTGLGLAIIYGIVKMHRGQISVRSEVGRGTTFIISLPVKLNLPREHQAEEGLIGG encoded by the coding sequence GTGATCAATCGATCAGATATTCGAACCAATGGATTCCTGCGCTTTTATAAGCAAATATTTCCTGCTCCGTTTCAATTTACCCTCGTAGTGGCTTTTTCACTGGTTGCTGCGCTTTCGTTCGGCGCTGGCGCCTGGGTAATCTCCAGGACCATTGATCAATATCTAATTACCTCGATGACCGAGCGCGTCTCGCGCGATATGCGCCTGGCGCAGGCTTTCTACGCCGATCACTTGAAGTGGATCGAGGATACAACCGCCCGTCTGGCAAACGATTCCCAGGTCTTGAGTTTCTTTCAAGCCGACTTAACAGGTAAAAAGGGGCAAACGACATCCGATTTCCAGACTTATCTCTCCACCCAGATGAGGGGACTTTTCGATCAAGGGAATCACGTCGTTGTAGTTGTGGATCAGGACGGCAAAGTGAAGGGCGGATTCCTTCTTGAAGAAAGGAACCTCATCGTCTTAGAGCAAGACCCAGCCTATTCTTTCTCATTGCCGATTGTCCAAAAAGCCATTGAAGAGCAGCAGATATTTTCTGCCACCGAAATCATCCCCGAAGAAGCCCTGCTGAGTGTTGGCTTAGCCGAAAAAGCTCACATTCCCATCCTGGACACCCCACGCGCTGCCCCACAACCCTTTGACCCACGCGAAGGCAGCGCTGGCCTGGCGTTAGTGTCGGCTGCACCTTTGCTCGAAAAAGGGCAACCTCTGGGGGCAGTGGTTGTTTTTCATTTGATCAATAATGACTTCACACTGGTTGACCGGATTAAAACGGTGGCAGGCGTTGACACCGTGACCATCTTTCTTGGCGACCAGCGAGTTTCTACAAATGTCCTCACCGAGCAGGGCAAACGCGCCATTGGGACCCGCTTATCGGCCGAAGTCGGCGAAGTCGTATTGTACAAAGGGGAAAGCTTTGTTGGCCCGGCCTTTGTAGTGAACCAGAATTACATCACTCGCTACGATCCGATTTACGACCATCAAGGAAATATCGTCGGCATTCTCTATGTCGGTGCCAGCCAGGAACGCTTCATGCGGCTGCTCACGGCGTTTAACCGTCAGGTTGGCCTGATTGCCCTGGTGAGCCTTTTGACGACATTTATCCTGGCGATACCAGTCGCAGGCTACATCACCCGCCCGTTGGGGGAGTTACGTAAACTGGTTCAAACCAGCCAAAAGGTTTCCCAGGGTGATCTATCTGCCCGGGCACCGATTAATGTTGGCGGTGAGGTTGGACTGGTTGCCAGTTCGTTCAACACCATGCTGGACACCCTTCAAAGCACGCAAGATAAATTAATTCAATCCGAGAAATTAGCCTCTCTGGGTCAACTGGCAGCTGGTGTGGCACATGAATTGAATAATCCCCTTGCCACCATCTTGCTCTATGCTGATATTTTGCACCGCGAAGCAGCCCTCGATCCCCAACATAAAGCCGATTTAGAAACCATCATCAACGAGACCCTGCGCTGCAAACAGATTGTCTCTGGTTTACTGAATTTTGCCCGCCAGACTCAGGTCAACGCTCAACCGACTTCGTTAAACGATTTGATCCAAGAGTTGATCGAAATCGAAAAACGCCACCCACAATACGAGAAGATTCTCTTCAACTTAGAACTTGATAAATCTCTACCCCTGGCAGAACTGGACGCAGCTCAATTACGAGAAGTGCTCCTGAACCTCATTCACAACGCCGCCGATGCCATGCCAGATGGAGGCAAGATTACCATCCGCACCGCCGCGAAACCACCCGGCAGCATCACAATTGAAGTAGAAGATGAAGGTAAAGGTATTCCTCAGGAGCATCTCAGCAAGCTCTTTACACCTTTCTTTACCACCAAACCGGTGGGAAAGGGCACCGGCCTGGGTCTGGCGATCATTTATGGAATTGTCAAAATGCACCGCGGCCAGATTTCTGTCCGAAGCGAAGTGGGGCGCGGTACGACTTTTATCATTAGCTTGCCTGTGAAGTTGAACCTGCCTCGAGAACACCAGGCTGAGGAGGGATTAATTGGCGGATAG